A window of the Streptomyces sp. NBC_01351 genome harbors these coding sequences:
- a CDS encoding SDR family NAD(P)-dependent oxidoreductase, with translation MSRGVLVTGASRGIGRAVAVAFARQGDRVAVHCSTRQADAEETLAALAGDGHVLVSGDLGDPARVEELVGEADEALGGVDVLVNNAAVMIAHPVPTTSYADWQEAWQRTAAVNLFGAANLSYCAARRMIDAGRAGRIVNVGSRGAFRGEPDHPAYGATKAALHALGQSLAVSLAPHGIAVASVAPGFVATERVSGRLSGAEGDLIRAQSPFGRVATPEEIASAVLYLASPGALWSSGTVLDVNGASYLRT, from the coding sequence ATGAGCCGGGGCGTATTGGTCACCGGGGCCTCCCGGGGCATCGGGCGGGCCGTCGCCGTCGCGTTCGCGCGGCAGGGCGACCGGGTCGCGGTGCACTGTTCCACCCGGCAGGCCGACGCGGAGGAGACCCTCGCCGCGCTCGCGGGCGACGGACACGTGCTGGTCAGCGGTGACCTCGGTGATCCGGCGCGGGTCGAGGAGCTGGTCGGCGAGGCCGACGAGGCGCTGGGCGGGGTGGACGTCCTGGTGAACAACGCCGCGGTGATGATCGCGCACCCGGTGCCCACCACCTCGTACGCGGACTGGCAGGAGGCCTGGCAGCGCACCGCCGCGGTGAACCTCTTCGGCGCCGCGAACCTCAGCTACTGCGCGGCGCGCCGCATGATCGACGCCGGCCGGGCGGGCCGCATCGTGAACGTCGGCTCGCGCGGCGCGTTCCGGGGCGAGCCCGACCACCCGGCGTACGGCGCCACGAAGGCGGCACTGCACGCCCTCGGGCAGTCCCTGGCCGTCTCCCTCGCACCGCACGGCATCGCGGTCGCCTCGGTGGCTCCGGGTTTCGTCGCCACCGAACGGGTCTCGGGCCGGCTGAGCGGCGCGGAGGGCGATCTGATCCGCGCGCAGAGCCCGTTCGGGCGGGTCGCGACCCCGGAGGAGATCGCCTCGGCCGTGCTCTACCTGGCCTCCCCCGGCGCCCTCTGGAGCTCGGGTACGGTTCTCGACGTCAACGGGGCCTCCTACCTGCGCACATGA